From the Streptococcus sanguinis genome, the window AGGCTTTTCGGGAAGCTTTTCATTTCTATGATGCCCAGAAAATTGCTCAGATGACAGATGCAGATCTGGATGGTTTGTTGGATAATCCCAACATTATCCGTAACAAGATGAAGATTTATGCAACTAGGGCTAATGCCCAAGCTTTTTTGGCTGTTCAAAAGCAGTTTGGCTCTTTTAGTGACTATATCTGGTCTTTTGTAGACTTCAAAACGATTGACAATGAAATTTTGGACTACAAGGAAGCGCCAGCTAAGACAGAGCTGTCAGAAACCATGTCTAAAGCGATGAAAAAGCAAGGATTCAAATTTGTCGGTCCTGTTTGTGTCTATTCATTCCTAGAAGCAGCTGGCCTTATCAATGACCATGAAAATGATTGTGATTTCAATCCACATAAAAATACCGTTTGAGAAAGACTCTCAGCGGTATTTTTCAATTTCTTCTTTTAGCGATTTTACTAGCTCTTTTTCATCGGCAAGTTGTAGTAGGGCAATCCCTTTTTTTATTAATTCGTTATCATTTTTGCAAATTCCAAGTCGAATCTGTGAAAGTCCCAGGGAATCATAACGTTTTTCTTTTTTTGACAAATCGTAAATGTACTTAGTAATTTCAGCGCATTCTCTCTTTAATCCATTATAAAGATAGATGGTAGAAAGGTTGACTAAGAGTCCGATTTGTACATTATTCCCATAGCGAAATGATTTGTATTTTTTTATGCTATTTAAAATCTTTTGGGTAAATTGTTTGATATTTTCTAAAGGGAAGAAATAAAGGATAGTAGAAAGAAGTCGAAAATCACTTTCATACCAAGTGTCCTGTTTCTCTAAATACGCCCAAATTTTATTGGTAGTAGCATTAATTTCTTTTGTCTCAGAAATTCCATTTTGTCTCAGATGAATAGTAATATTGATGCTATCTAAAGCATGTTTAATCGGAATATCGGAATGTTTATATAGATATGCCTCGCATTCTCTCTTTAATCGTAACAAGCTTTTCGTCCCTACAATAGACTCACCTTGGTTATAAAGAGAATTTAAAATTT encodes:
- a CDS encoding DNA-3-methyladenine glycosylase I, with the protein product MTKRCGWVKMNNPLYVAYHDEEWGEPLHDDQKLFELLCMETYQAGLSWETILNKRQAFREAFHFYDAQKIAQMTDADLDGLLDNPNIIRNKMKIYATRANAQAFLAVQKQFGSFSDYIWSFVDFKTIDNEILDYKEAPAKTELSETMSKAMKKQGFKFVGPVCVYSFLEAAGLINDHENDCDFNPHKNTV
- a CDS encoding helix-turn-helix domain-containing protein; its protein translation is MRWDYGKIYKEIRKSKGLTQEEICGDFLARSTLARIESGQVVPKFDTMIFLLRQIDMTLEEFKYICDYYQPSQRQKILNSLYNQGESIVGTKSLLRLKRECEAYLYKHSDIPIKHALDSINITIHLRQNGISETKEINATTNKIWAYLEKQDTWYESDFRLLSTILYFFPLENIKQFTQKILNSIKKYKSFRYGNNVQIGLLVNLSTIYLYNGLKRECAEITKYIYDLSKKEKRYDSLGLSQIRLGICKNDNELIKKGIALLQLADEKELVKSLKEEIEKYR